The nucleotide sequence TACTAAATATAGTAATAGCAAAAACATCATCAATAGAAGCTCCTGCTAATATTAAAGTTGGAATATTTTTATCTGCTCCAATATCCTTTTCAATTAAATCTAGCATTGAAGGAACCACAACTGCCGGAGAAACTGCCGCGATTATAAAGCCTAATATGCCTCCTTGAATAAATGAAAAATTTAAAAATTTTGTTGAAACGAAAGCAACAGTAAAACCTTCAATTAAACCTGGTATGCAACTTATTCTTAAAGCAGCACTTCCAACCTTATTTAAATCTTTTTTATTAATTCCAAGTCCTGCCCTTAATAAAATTATAATTAATGCAAT is from Tissierellales bacterium and encodes:
- a CDS encoding cation:proton antiporter, encoding MAKSLAVILLLGVPANKFFEKLKMPGLLGMLILGMVIGPYGFNWLGTDMLNASADLRKIALIIILLRAGLGINKKDLNKVGSAALRISCIPGLIEGFTVAFVSTKFLNFSFIQGGILGFIIAAVSPAVVVPSMLDLIEKDIGADKNIPTLILAGASIDDVFAITIFSIFLSLYSGVHINTGVQILSIPISILITAPLGAIGIKNSSEKLLTVDTK